The DNA region TGTGTACCCGGTCGCCGCAGGCAAAATCCACTCGTTTGCCGCGGGTGGTGCAGTCGTATTCCTGGCCGCCGGCCTCGACGACGAAACGTCGGCCATGGCTGCGGATGATTTGTCCGTTCAGGGTGTCGCTCATGCGGTCTCCGCCTGCAGGGCCTGGCAGCGGGCGGCGCAAATGAAGTCGTTCATGGTCAGTCCGTTGGCATCATGGGTGTTCCAGGTCACATGTACCCGGTTGTAGTGCACCGACAGGTCGGGGTGATGGTCCTGCTGGTGGGCAATCCATGCCAGCGCGTTCACAAAGGCCATGGTGTGGTGGTAGTCGGCAAAATGGTAAGTCTTGCTGAGTGTCTGCCCCTCGATTTGCCAGCCGGGCAACTGAGCCATCAGGGCCGGCAGCTCGCTGGCCGCAGGGCGCTCGCGCACGGTGTGCGGGGTGCATTGCAGGGTGGCCAGGTTCATGCGTGCTCTCCTTTCAGGTGGGCGATACGCAGTGCCGCCGGGGGGTGCGAGTCGTAAAAGGCGGAATGCAGCGGATCGGGGGTCAGGGTCGATGCATTGTCACGATACATCTTTACC from Paludibacterium sp. B53371 includes:
- a CDS encoding 4a-hydroxytetrahydrobiopterin dehydratase, which produces MNLATLQCTPHTVRERPAASELPALMAQLPGWQIEGQTLSKTYHFADYHHTMAFVNALAWIAHQQDHHPDLSVHYNRVHVTWNTHDANGLTMNDFICAARCQALQAETA